The sequence CCGTTCTTCTCAAAAACAACGACTTACCTTCTGTCGTTAGAAGATTGCGGGAAATTCCTTATACTTACATCGGTCTGGCTAACCCACAGCAAGCTACCCAAATAGTGATTGCAGCCAACCAAGCTGAAAAAATCGGCATGCCAAAAGCTAAGTATCCTCTGATGTTTGCGACAATGTTGATGTGTCTGTCACCCAAGTCTGGTTCTTTTGATGAGACTTGGGAATTATTGGACAAAGACACAGAACATCCTAACTTGCATCCAATGCCAAAGGGCTTAAGGGATGCCCACTACAAACATTCAGAAGAGATCACTGGTGGAGGTCTATTCAAAAGTCCTTTTGCCCAACCATTTCAAATTGCTTCTCAAAAATACATGCCAGAAGGTTTTACTGGTAAGCGTTATTATTATCCCAAAAATAATGAGAGTGAAAAGAAGTTTGGCGAACAATACTTAAAATTGCATAAATTCATTTACCATGATGACTACAAAAAATAACTCACGCATCAATTTGCATGAGTTATTTTTTGTATTATAAATTTTCTTTAAAGAAACTATCGAATTTATCAAAAGGAATCAAGTCCATTTTGTCATATAAATCAGTATGAGTAGCTCCGGGAACAATAACTAGTTCCTTAGGATCATTCAAACGTTCGTAAGATTCTTCGGCCATATAACGTGAATGAGCTTTTTCACCAGTAACAATTAGAGTTGGGCGTGGTGAAATAGTTTCGATATGTGATTGAAGGTGGAAATTATAGTAACTCCATGGAGTTGTTGCAGTCCAAGCACTAGCAGAGTTTACTGAACGAGGATGGAAAGCACGACCACGATAGTAATTGAAGAATTCCTTTGTAACTGAATCAGCATCTTCGGGTAGACTTTCTGGGAATAGTACGCTTGATTGCATAGGTTTATCATTTTCATCAAATGGTAATTCATGTAATCCTCTAGCAGGAGTGCCTTTTTCAGCATCTTCCCAACGTTGTTGTGCCAAAGCTTGTTTTTCAATTTCACGTTGCTTCTCAGACTTAGAATTATTCAAACCCATCCACATTGAATCGGACATGTCATACATAACTGATGTAGCAACTGCCTTGATACGTACATCGATTGAAGCAGCAGTTAAAACGTGACTACCCAAACCACAAATACCGATAGCACCAATTCTTTCACGGTCAACGAATTTTTGTAAACCGATGAAGTCAACAGCGGCTGAGAAATCTTCCACAAAAATATCTGGTGAAGCAACATCTCTAACACTACCAGAACTTTCGCCAGTTGTTGATTGATCAAAAGCTACTGTTACGAAGCCATTTTCGGCCATAGTTTGTGCATATAGACCACTAGATTGTTCCTTTACGGCACCAAATGGTCCAGAAATTACAATAGCTGGGTATTTCTTAGAACTATCGAAGTTCAAAGGTAAATACATGTGGCCGGCTAAAATAAAGCCAAAACGATTTTTGAAGCGGACATTTTGAACATCAATTTCAGGGTTGATTTTAAATACTCTTGTATCATTTGCTAATTTACTCATAAATATTTTCCTCATTTTTCTTTATTAAATATCTTGTTTGATTGGACGAATGATCATTTCATTTAAA comes from Companilactobacillus pabuli and encodes:
- a CDS encoding alpha/beta hydrolase, yielding MSKLANDTRVFKINPEIDVQNVRFKNRFGFILAGHMYLPLNFDSSKKYPAIVISGPFGAVKEQSSGLYAQTMAENGFVTVAFDQSTTGESSGSVRDVASPDIFVEDFSAAVDFIGLQKFVDRERIGAIGICGLGSHVLTAASIDVRIKAVATSVMYDMSDSMWMGLNNSKSEKQREIEKQALAQQRWEDAEKGTPARGLHELPFDENDKPMQSSVLFPESLPEDADSVTKEFFNYYRGRAFHPRSVNSASAWTATTPWSYYNFHLQSHIETISPRPTLIVTGEKAHSRYMAEESYERLNDPKELVIVPGATHTDLYDKMDLIPFDKFDSFFKENL